The Mesobacillus jeotgali genome window below encodes:
- the ftsX gene encoding permease-like cell division protein FtsX, which produces MKARTFRRHVRESFKSLGRNGWMTFASVSAVTVTLLLVGVFFVIMMNLNKVATTIEEDVEIRVHVDVAANDKDKEVLEQRINQVSGIKNVTYSSKEQELKSLIESLGDEGEAFQLFEQDNPLNDVFVVKTKNPTDTMKVAKQIEKFEYVATVKYGQGKVEKLFSFIKVSRNVGLILIVGLLFTAMFLISNTIKITIMARKREIEIMRLVGATNGFIRWPFFLEGLWLGILGAMVPIAVVSAAYYYAYDFINDKLKDHFIKLLEFNPFVYQLSAILIIMGAAIGIWGSLMSVRKFLKV; this is translated from the coding sequence ATGAAAGCTAGAACATTTCGCCGCCATGTCCGGGAGAGCTTTAAAAGCTTAGGCAGGAATGGCTGGATGACGTTTGCCTCCGTAAGCGCCGTTACAGTTACCCTGCTTTTGGTCGGTGTCTTTTTCGTCATTATGATGAATTTAAATAAAGTCGCAACCACGATCGAGGAAGATGTAGAAATCCGGGTCCATGTGGATGTAGCAGCGAACGACAAAGATAAAGAGGTATTGGAACAGCGAATCAACCAGGTTTCTGGTATTAAAAATGTGACCTATTCTTCCAAGGAACAAGAACTTAAAAGCCTTATTGAGAGTCTGGGAGATGAAGGAGAAGCTTTCCAGCTGTTTGAACAGGACAATCCTTTGAACGATGTGTTCGTCGTAAAGACGAAAAACCCAACTGACACAATGAAAGTTGCCAAGCAGATTGAGAAATTCGAATATGTCGCTACTGTAAAGTATGGGCAAGGCAAGGTTGAAAAGTTATTCAGTTTTATAAAAGTAAGCCGCAATGTTGGACTTATCCTGATTGTTGGACTGCTTTTTACAGCCATGTTCTTAATTTCAAACACTATCAAAATTACGATTATGGCACGTAAACGAGAAATTGAGATTATGAGACTTGTCGGTGCTACCAATGGTTTTATCAGATGGCCATTCTTCCTTGAAGGCCTTTGGCTGGGAATCCTTGGGGCAATGGTGCCGATCGCGGTAGTCTCTGCAGCCTATTATTACGCTTATGACTTCATTAACGATAAACTGAAAGACCATTTTATCAAATTGCTTGAATTCAATCCGTTTGTATACCAGCTGTCTGCAATCCTGATCATCATGGGTGCGGCAATTGGAATCTGGGGAAGTCTCATGTCCGTCCGTAAATTCTTAAAAGTGTAA
- the cccB gene encoding cytochrome c551, whose protein sequence is MKKKLLALLMGTSLALAACGGGGDEAGGGDTAGADPEKLYNQKCSSCHGGNLEGGVGPKLSDVGSRLSQEDIESVIANGQGSMPPKLLEGDDASAVAEWLANKK, encoded by the coding sequence TTGAAGAAGAAATTATTGGCTCTATTAATGGGAACCTCCTTGGCACTGGCAGCTTGCGGCGGGGGCGGCGACGAAGCTGGCGGCGGGGACACAGCTGGTGCGGATCCAGAAAAGCTCTATAATCAAAAATGCTCTAGCTGCCATGGCGGTAACCTGGAAGGCGGAGTTGGACCTAAGCTAAGCGATGTAGGTTCACGTTTGTCACAAGAAGACATTGAAAGTGTAATCGCTAACGGCCAAGGCTCAATGCCTCCAAAACTGCTTGAAGGCGACGATGCATCAGCAGTGGCTGAATGGCTGGCTAACAAAAAATAA
- a CDS encoding thioredoxin domain-containing protein, translated as MVPKNNSFFKMAVIITLVVVVALAALVMINSKSETNPDTTRDKLPPIEGQPTLGVADAPVTVVEFGDYKCPACKAWGEQFFPTLIKDYIDQGKVKFVYINVLFHGEESKVGSAAAEAVYKQSPEGYWQFHKQLFSEQPGADHDSNWLTEEKALEVASTVPGIDLAVLEKDMRSQEIKDELDKDTALVEEFKVEKTPTIMVNDTILEDPFDYELIISLIEEGLKEKQ; from the coding sequence ATGGTTCCAAAAAATAATTCATTCTTTAAAATGGCAGTCATTATAACCCTTGTTGTAGTAGTAGCTCTGGCAGCATTAGTTATGATCAATTCGAAGTCAGAAACAAATCCTGACACAACCAGAGACAAATTACCGCCGATCGAAGGGCAGCCTACATTGGGAGTGGCGGATGCACCAGTTACTGTAGTTGAATTCGGTGATTATAAATGCCCAGCATGCAAAGCCTGGGGAGAACAATTCTTTCCCACATTAATTAAAGATTACATTGACCAGGGAAAGGTGAAATTTGTATACATCAATGTGCTGTTTCATGGTGAAGAATCTAAAGTGGGATCAGCTGCTGCAGAAGCTGTCTACAAACAGAGTCCTGAAGGTTATTGGCAATTCCATAAACAGTTATTTAGCGAACAACCAGGTGCCGATCATGACTCTAACTGGCTTACAGAGGAAAAGGCATTAGAAGTTGCTTCCACTGTACCAGGGATTGATTTGGCGGTACTGGAAAAAGATATGCGAAGCCAGGAGATAAAAGATGAGTTGGACAAAGACACTGCACTAGTAGAGGAATTTAAAGTAGAGAAGACTCCAACCATTATGGTGAATGACACGATACTTGAAGATCCTTTTGATTATGAGTTGATCATTTCCTTAATAGAAGAAGGCTTAAAGGAAAAACAATGA
- the ftsE gene encoding cell division ATP-binding protein FtsE, whose amino-acid sequence MIDMQDVYKTYSNGIVAANGINVHIDAGEFLYVVGPSGAGKSTFIKMMYREVKPSKGSIIINGVNLAKLKDSKVPLLRRNIGVVFQDFKLLNTLSVYENVAFAMEVIEEQPQYIKKRVMETLELVGLKHKARALPTELSGGEQQRVAIARSIVNAPKVVIADEPTGNLDPDTSWEIMNIFEEINLRGTTIVMATHNKEIVNTITHRVIAIENGRIARDEMKGEYGYES is encoded by the coding sequence ATGATAGATATGCAGGATGTGTATAAAACATATTCTAACGGCATCGTTGCCGCTAATGGAATTAATGTTCATATAGATGCAGGTGAATTTTTATACGTAGTAGGGCCCAGCGGTGCTGGAAAATCCACTTTTATAAAAATGATGTACCGGGAGGTCAAGCCTTCCAAAGGTTCCATCATAATAAATGGTGTCAATCTAGCCAAGCTAAAGGACAGCAAAGTACCATTGCTTCGCCGTAATATTGGCGTCGTGTTCCAGGACTTCAAATTGTTGAACACTCTTTCAGTCTATGAAAATGTCGCTTTTGCGATGGAAGTAATCGAGGAACAGCCGCAATATATCAAGAAGCGTGTAATGGAAACCCTGGAACTTGTCGGACTTAAGCACAAGGCAAGAGCGCTTCCTACCGAGCTATCGGGAGGGGAACAGCAGCGTGTTGCCATTGCTCGTTCAATTGTGAACGCACCAAAAGTGGTGATTGCCGATGAGCCAACTGGAAACCTTGACCCCGATACCTCATGGGAAATCATGAACATTTTCGAAGAGATTAACTTAAGGGGAACCACGATCGTCATGGCCACCCACAACAAAGAAATCGTCAACACAATCACGCATCGCGTCATCGCGATTGAGAATGGCAGGATTGCCCGTGACGAAATGAAAGGTGAATACGGATATGAAAGCTAG
- a CDS encoding YitT family protein: protein MKKRRNHTINPTLEKLIEYVYVLIGSGIVAVSFNVFLLPNRVASGGVSGISTILDATLGWEPAYVQWAFNIPLFIAGVVLLGRQYGYKTLAGTIFLPFVVFLTNDVKPWTLDPLLGSLFGGIGVGLGLGIVFRGNASTGGTDLAAQIIHKYTGLSLGTCVALIDGLIVLSAAIVFDIERGLYALIGLYVTSKTIDLVQVGIGRSKMAMVITNQQDEVREAILNKIDRGVTKLSAYGGYTDQERPIIMCVVDQTEFTKLKQLVQSIDPSAFVIVMDASEVLGEGFKRA, encoded by the coding sequence GTGAAAAAACGGCGAAATCATACGATAAATCCAACTTTAGAAAAGCTGATTGAATATGTATATGTGTTGATTGGTTCTGGAATTGTAGCTGTTTCGTTCAATGTGTTCTTGCTGCCGAACCGGGTTGCTTCCGGCGGGGTCAGCGGGATCAGTACGATTTTGGATGCGACGCTTGGCTGGGAGCCTGCGTATGTGCAGTGGGCTTTTAATATCCCGCTGTTTATCGCAGGGGTTGTTTTACTCGGGAGACAATATGGGTATAAAACTCTTGCAGGGACCATTTTCCTTCCATTTGTCGTGTTCCTGACGAATGACGTAAAGCCATGGACTCTCGATCCTTTGCTTGGATCATTGTTCGGAGGCATCGGTGTCGGTCTCGGCCTTGGCATTGTTTTTAGAGGAAACGCTTCAACTGGCGGTACAGACTTGGCAGCGCAAATTATCCACAAGTACACTGGGCTATCGCTTGGAACCTGCGTGGCGTTGATTGATGGACTGATTGTATTATCTGCAGCGATTGTATTCGATATTGAACGCGGTCTATATGCGTTGATTGGGCTTTATGTGACCAGCAAAACGATTGACCTTGTGCAGGTCGGCATCGGGCGCTCGAAGATGGCAATGGTCATTACAAACCAACAGGATGAAGTTCGTGAAGCGATTTTGAATAAAATAGACCGCGGAGTGACAAAACTATCAGCATACGGCGGCTATACGGATCAGGAACGGCCAATTATCATGTGTGTTGTGGACCAGACGGAGTTCACAAAATTGAAACAATTGGTTCAATCCATTGACCCATCAGCATTTGTCATTGTAATGGATGCTTCTGAGGTATTGGGTGAGGGTTTTAAAAGAGCTTGA
- a CDS encoding heavy metal translocating P-type ATPase yields the protein MTEALEQNLNAEKTVYRIEGFSUAGCARTFEKNVKHLDGVLDASVNFGASKITVVGNTTIEKLEEAGAFENLKIYPEKGEMKPQKKEPFWKEYSTVLASLLFVVLGYFSQSINGEESLPTIAAFLAAILIGGFSLFKTGLKNLFRLEFDMRTLMTIAIIGAGFIGEWTEGAVVVILFAISEALEKYSMDKARASIRSLMDIAPKEALIRRNGQELLIKVDDIQIGDIMVVKPGQKIAMDGTVVKGYSSVNQAAITGESVPLEKSVDDDVFAGTLNTEGLLEVKVTKRVDDTTIAKIIHLVEEAQAERAPSQAFVDKFAKYYTPAIIVIAALVAIIPPLLFQADWSEWIYQGLAVLVVGCPCALVISTPVAIVTAIGNAARNGVLIKGGVYLEEAGALNAIAFDKTGTLTKGVPAVTDYVMLDNEQKENELLSIIAALEYNSQHPLASAIIKKAEEKEISFKDLVVEDFSSITGKGIKGTINGLTYFIGNPKLFEELLNQSISSDISKKINELQLQGKTVMVVGTTDSISALIAVADEVRESSRSTIARLHELGIKKTIMLTGDNKGTGNAIGELVGVSDIEAELLPEDKLAFIKKLRDEHGKVAMVGDGVNDAPALASATVGIAMGGAGTDTALETADIALMGDDLKKLPFTIKLSRKALTIIKQNITFSLAIKLIALLLVIPGWLTLWIAIFADMGATLIVTLNGLRLLRVKE from the coding sequence TTGACTGAGGCTTTAGAACAGAATCTTAATGCAGAGAAGACGGTTTATCGCATCGAAGGATTTTCTTGAGCGGGCTGCGCTAGAACGTTCGAGAAGAACGTAAAGCACCTGGATGGTGTTTTGGATGCAAGTGTAAACTTCGGTGCCTCAAAAATAACGGTGGTTGGAAACACAACGATTGAAAAGCTGGAAGAGGCTGGAGCTTTTGAAAATTTGAAGATCTATCCTGAAAAGGGTGAGATGAAACCACAGAAAAAAGAACCATTCTGGAAGGAATATTCCACAGTTTTGGCTTCATTACTGTTTGTGGTTTTAGGTTATTTCTCTCAATCTATTAATGGGGAAGAGAGTCTGCCAACGATCGCGGCTTTTCTGGCAGCCATCTTAATTGGAGGATTTTCTTTATTTAAAACGGGTTTGAAAAATCTTTTCCGGTTAGAGTTCGACATGCGAACTCTCATGACGATTGCCATTATCGGTGCTGGTTTTATCGGGGAATGGACTGAGGGTGCAGTAGTTGTTATCTTATTTGCAATCTCTGAGGCGCTTGAGAAATATTCTATGGATAAGGCTCGGGCTTCGATTCGTTCATTAATGGATATCGCGCCAAAAGAAGCACTCATCCGTCGTAATGGTCAGGAACTATTGATTAAAGTGGATGATATTCAAATCGGTGATATCATGGTCGTGAAGCCAGGTCAAAAAATTGCTATGGACGGAACTGTGGTTAAAGGATATTCATCCGTTAACCAGGCAGCAATTACTGGAGAATCCGTACCGCTGGAAAAATCAGTGGATGATGATGTTTTCGCAGGTACATTGAATACAGAAGGCTTACTGGAAGTAAAAGTAACAAAAAGGGTCGATGATACAACCATTGCGAAAATCATCCATCTGGTAGAGGAAGCCCAAGCAGAGAGAGCACCTTCCCAGGCTTTTGTCGATAAGTTTGCAAAGTATTATACACCGGCCATTATTGTGATTGCTGCACTTGTGGCCATAATCCCGCCGCTTCTGTTCCAAGCAGACTGGAGCGAATGGATTTATCAAGGTCTTGCTGTTCTTGTTGTAGGTTGTCCTTGTGCACTTGTCATTTCAACACCGGTTGCCATTGTAACTGCAATAGGAAATGCAGCAAGGAATGGAGTATTAATCAAAGGCGGAGTTTATCTTGAGGAAGCGGGTGCGCTTAACGCCATCGCATTTGATAAAACAGGTACTTTAACAAAAGGCGTACCTGCAGTTACTGATTATGTAATGCTTGATAATGAGCAGAAGGAAAATGAGCTGCTGAGTATCATAGCTGCATTAGAATATAATTCTCAGCATCCTCTTGCATCGGCGATAATAAAAAAAGCAGAGGAAAAAGAAATTTCTTTCAAGGACCTAGTTGTGGAGGATTTTTCATCGATTACGGGAAAAGGGATAAAAGGAACAATAAACGGATTAACCTACTTTATTGGAAATCCAAAGTTATTTGAAGAGTTGTTAAATCAGAGTATTTCATCTGACATTAGTAAAAAAATTAATGAATTACAGCTTCAAGGAAAAACAGTCATGGTTGTGGGCACTACGGATAGTATATCCGCGTTGATTGCAGTAGCAGATGAAGTTAGGGAAAGCAGCCGTTCCACTATCGCCAGACTCCATGAACTTGGAATAAAGAAGACCATCATGTTGACAGGTGACAATAAAGGGACTGGAAATGCAATTGGTGAATTGGTCGGAGTATCTGACATCGAAGCGGAACTTCTTCCAGAGGATAAACTGGCATTTATCAAGAAACTGCGTGATGAACACGGTAAAGTGGCCATGGTTGGAGATGGGGTCAACGATGCACCTGCTCTAGCTTCTGCCACTGTAGGAATCGCCATGGGAGGAGCAGGGACTGATACGGCTCTGGAAACTGCAGACATTGCTTTAATGGGCGATGATCTCAAGAAACTGCCGTTTACTATCAAGTTAAGCAGAAAAGCCTTAACGATCATCAAGCAAAACATTACATTCTCCCTGGCAATCAAGCTTATTGCACTTCTGCTAGTGATACCAGGATGGCTTACCTTATGGATCGCTATATTTGCCGACATGGGGGCTACTCTTATTGTCACTTTAAACGGTTTGCGACTTTTGAGGGTAAAAGAATAA
- a CDS encoding disulfide oxidoreductase has translation MKSVNGEQIYLYLAWVVSLMATLGSLYFSEIAGFIPCELCWYQRILMYPLVLLLGIATFQNDTAVKKFVLPLAVIGWLISLNHYLVQKVPGFAQVKPCVSGVPCTAQYINWFGFITIPFLAFTAFTLIIIFMALLIKRKNR, from the coding sequence ATGAAAAGCGTAAATGGCGAGCAAATCTACCTTTATTTAGCCTGGGTTGTTTCACTGATGGCAACCTTGGGCAGTCTGTATTTCAGTGAAATAGCAGGCTTTATTCCCTGTGAGTTATGCTGGTACCAACGCATTCTTATGTATCCTTTGGTGTTGCTATTAGGAATTGCGACATTTCAAAATGATACAGCTGTAAAAAAATTCGTATTGCCTTTAGCTGTCATAGGTTGGCTGATATCTCTTAATCACTACCTAGTACAAAAGGTTCCTGGATTTGCACAAGTTAAACCTTGTGTCAGTGGTGTTCCATGTACGGCTCAATATATCAATTGGTTTGGTTTTATAACCATACCATTCTTAGCATTCACAGCATTTACTCTTATTATCATTTTTATGGCTCTATTGATTAAGCGCAAGAACCGATGA
- a CDS encoding metalloregulator ArsR/SmtB family transcription factor, with amino-acid sequence MKEIDVCQVACVDQERVDRVKAILNPDETKDVAKIFKALSDETRMKIAYSLYLEDELCVCDVGNIVGASTATASHHLRLLKNMGLAKYRKEGKLVFYSLTDEHVKQLISIAFEHQKELSTLD; translated from the coding sequence TTGAAGGAAATCGATGTATGTCAAGTGGCATGTGTGGATCAAGAAAGGGTTGATCGGGTAAAAGCCATCCTAAATCCTGATGAAACAAAGGATGTGGCCAAGATATTCAAAGCCCTTTCAGATGAAACAAGGATGAAAATTGCCTACTCCCTTTATTTGGAGGATGAGCTTTGTGTATGTGATGTTGGCAATATTGTAGGGGCTTCAACTGCAACTGCTTCACATCACTTGCGTTTACTTAAAAATATGGGTTTGGCTAAGTATAGAAAGGAAGGGAAATTGGTTTTTTATTCTCTTACGGATGAACATGTAAAACAATTGATTAGTATTGCATTTGAACATCAAAAGGAGTTGAGTACCCTTGACTGA
- a CDS encoding murein hydrolase activator EnvC, which produces MKKQILSLAVVSTLSLGSLLSPLTVDQVKAASISDLQKQKEELQNKRSGINAEISQKKSKIDELQSEQEKVNEQIKTLDFAVAEAEEKIQVKNAQIDQTTGEIEQLKVEIAELMKRIEQRNELLKDKARSFQENGGTVNYIDVLLGANSFSDFVDRVSAVTTIVQADKNILEQHKQDKLELETKQQEVETKLENLKEMKSELEVLKVELNTQIKEKNKLMSTLKQEEEQMEAAALSLAEEGDLLAAQQGALQQAIALEKKRQAQIAEAARKAELERQRAAASAKKSGSSTSTGDSQAVSAPPASGGMIQMPTNGRITSNVGARWGSFHAGLDVANKASNVPIVAAADGVVIRSYYSSSYGNVIFVAHSLNGQTWTTVYAHMSDRRVGNNEVVTRGQRIGTMGNTGQSFGQHLHFELHKGSWNASKSNAVNPLAYM; this is translated from the coding sequence GTGAAAAAGCAGATACTCTCACTAGCAGTAGTCAGTACTTTAAGCCTGGGTTCTTTATTAAGCCCATTAACAGTTGATCAAGTAAAAGCTGCAAGCATTTCGGACTTGCAAAAGCAAAAGGAAGAATTACAGAATAAACGTTCAGGCATCAACGCTGAAATTAGCCAAAAGAAATCAAAGATTGATGAACTGCAAAGTGAGCAAGAAAAAGTGAATGAACAAATCAAGACTCTTGATTTTGCTGTTGCTGAAGCAGAGGAGAAAATCCAAGTGAAGAATGCTCAAATTGACCAGACAACAGGAGAGATTGAGCAGTTAAAAGTTGAAATTGCGGAATTGATGAAGCGTATAGAACAGCGGAACGAATTACTAAAGGACAAGGCACGTTCCTTCCAGGAAAACGGCGGTACAGTTAACTATATTGATGTATTGCTCGGAGCTAATAGTTTCAGCGACTTCGTTGACCGTGTGAGTGCAGTCACAACAATTGTACAAGCAGACAAAAATATCCTTGAACAGCATAAACAGGATAAACTGGAGCTTGAAACGAAACAACAAGAGGTAGAAACGAAGCTGGAAAACTTGAAAGAGATGAAATCAGAACTTGAGGTTTTAAAGGTTGAACTGAATACACAAATCAAGGAAAAGAATAAATTAATGAGCACTTTAAAACAAGAAGAAGAACAGATGGAAGCTGCGGCACTATCATTAGCAGAAGAAGGGGACCTACTTGCCGCTCAACAAGGGGCTTTGCAGCAGGCGATCGCTCTTGAAAAGAAGCGACAGGCCCAAATTGCTGAGGCTGCTAGAAAGGCAGAACTGGAAAGGCAACGAGCTGCAGCGTCAGCCAAAAAAAGCGGCAGTTCTACGAGTACCGGAGACTCTCAAGCAGTATCGGCACCACCGGCTTCTGGGGGCATGATTCAGATGCCTACAAACGGTAGAATTACGTCGAATGTCGGGGCACGGTGGGGATCTTTCCATGCCGGCCTTGACGTAGCAAATAAAGCTTCAAATGTTCCTATTGTTGCGGCTGCTGATGGTGTTGTAATCCGTTCTTATTATTCTTCAAGTTACGGAAATGTTATTTTTGTGGCACATTCACTGAATGGGCAGACATGGACAACTGTTTATGCCCACATGAGCGACCGCCGTGTAGGTAATAATGAAGTGGTAACCCGTGGCCAAAGAATTGGGACTATGGGAAATACAGGGCAATCTTTCGGTCAGCACTTACATTTTGAGCTTCACAAAGGTTCTTGGAATGCGTCAAAATCAAATGCAGTAAACCCACTTGCCTATATGTAA
- a CDS encoding LTA synthase family protein — protein MKKTLYNKYLGFFFLAVTLLWIKTYLAQLTQFSLGIEGELQKFLLFLNPLGSIILILSLAFLLKGRKKYYGVIGLSFIMSFLLYANVLYYRFFNDYITLPTITQAQNFGDVSGSIGSLLRGYDILFFMDLAVLLALFLSGTIKPDNSKTGKRLPVAVVSIALGVSFFNLALAEKDRPQLLTRGFDRNYIVKYLGMYNYTLYDAVVSTKASAQRVLADSDDLTEVINFTKSNHARPNPEYFGAGKGMNVIYFHLESMQNFLIDYKMNGEEVTPFLNSLKRDPNTLYFNNFFHQTAQGKTSDAEFILENSLYGLPQGSAFTTKSLNTYQAAPAILGQQGYTSAVFHSNGGSFWNRNEVYKSFGYNKFFDSSYYEMQNEKNLTDYGLMDKPFYQQSIPLLESLQQPFYAKFIPVTHHFPYKIDDSEATIPPNTTGDPTVDGYFQTARYADEALEQFFNYLKESGLYDNSIIVMYGDHYGNSENRNKAMGEVIGKEITPFENAGLQRVPLFIRVPGIEGGINSEYGGQIDLLPTLLHLLGKDTKNYVQFGTDLLSEEHDELVPFRNGDFVSPSLTFVDGKVYDSATGAEVEDDASLQLAKKYQKAAEGKLLLSDSVINGDLLRFYTPADFIPVDRSRYNYEKIYPNE, from the coding sequence ATGAAAAAAACACTTTATAATAAATATTTAGGATTCTTCTTTTTAGCGGTTACTCTTCTTTGGATTAAAACATACCTTGCTCAACTGACACAGTTCAGCTTGGGAATTGAAGGTGAGTTGCAAAAGTTTTTGCTATTCCTGAATCCCTTAGGATCTATAATCCTTATATTGTCCCTAGCCTTCTTGTTAAAGGGAAGAAAAAAATACTATGGCGTTATTGGTCTATCCTTTATTATGTCTTTCCTATTGTATGCTAATGTTCTTTACTACCGATTTTTTAATGATTACATTACGTTGCCTACAATCACTCAGGCTCAAAATTTTGGAGATGTCAGCGGCAGTATCGGCTCACTGTTAAGAGGTTATGATATCTTGTTTTTTATGGATTTAGCAGTGCTTTTAGCATTGTTTTTATCCGGAACGATAAAACCTGACAACTCAAAGACTGGTAAAAGGTTACCAGTCGCTGTCGTATCTATTGCGTTAGGCGTATCATTTTTCAATCTTGCCCTAGCGGAAAAGGATCGACCTCAATTATTGACGAGAGGGTTCGACCGTAATTATATAGTGAAGTATTTAGGTATGTATAACTATACGCTATATGATGCTGTCGTTAGCACTAAAGCATCCGCACAACGGGTCCTTGCGGATAGCGATGATCTTACAGAGGTAATCAACTTTACGAAATCGAACCATGCTAGGCCAAACCCTGAATATTTTGGAGCCGGAAAAGGGATGAATGTCATCTACTTTCATCTGGAGTCAATGCAGAATTTTTTGATAGACTACAAGATGAACGGTGAGGAAGTAACGCCGTTCCTAAATTCGTTAAAGCGAGATCCAAATACTCTTTATTTTAATAACTTTTTTCACCAAACGGCACAGGGAAAAACCTCGGATGCAGAATTCATCCTTGAGAATTCGCTTTATGGTTTGCCACAAGGCTCTGCTTTTACAACGAAGAGTTTAAATACGTACCAAGCAGCCCCTGCTATTTTAGGGCAGCAAGGTTATACGTCAGCAGTGTTCCATTCAAATGGCGGAAGCTTTTGGAATAGGAATGAAGTTTATAAATCATTTGGTTACAATAAGTTTTTTGATTCTAGCTATTACGAGATGCAAAATGAAAAAAATCTAACTGATTACGGATTAATGGATAAGCCATTTTATCAGCAATCCATTCCGTTATTGGAGTCGTTGCAGCAACCGTTTTATGCGAAATTCATTCCAGTCACCCATCATTTTCCTTACAAAATTGATGACTCTGAGGCAACGATTCCACCAAACACAACGGGCGATCCAACAGTTGATGGTTATTTCCAAACGGCACGATATGCAGATGAAGCACTAGAGCAGTTCTTTAATTATTTAAAGGAATCGGGTTTATACGATAATTCCATCATCGTTATGTATGGAGATCATTATGGGAATTCAGAGAATCGTAATAAGGCAATGGGCGAGGTAATCGGCAAGGAGATTACTCCTTTTGAAAATGCAGGTTTGCAGCGAGTTCCTCTTTTCATTCGGGTTCCAGGAATTGAAGGTGGGATAAATAGTGAATACGGAGGACAAATCGATCTCCTGCCAACTCTACTTCATTTGCTCGGCAAAGATACCAAAAATTATGTACAGTTTGGTACAGATCTTTTATCGGAGGAACATGATGAACTTGTCCCATTTCGAAATGGAGATTTTGTCAGTCCATCATTAACATTCGTGGATGGAAAAGTATACGATTCTGCCACTGGAGCAGAAGTTGAGGATGATGCTAGCCTGCAATTAGCAAAAAAATATCAGAAAGCGGCAGAAGGTAAACTCCTGTTATCTGACAGCGTCATTAATGGGGATTTGCTCCGATTTTATACACCTGCCGATTTCATTCCGGTAGATCGGTCGCGTTATAATTACGAAAAGATTTATCCGAACGAGTAA